One stretch of Akkermansia sp. RCC_12PD DNA includes these proteins:
- a CDS encoding SDR family oxidoreductase: MGRVFISGGKGGLARAVAAHFSAAGWAVDAPSRAELDVGDCSAVEEWFAGRPAYDLAVCAAGVTKDRPFLKQTEDEWDAVMGVNARGAAWCARCAAAGMLREGREGQVVMIGSYAAYRPAPSQAAYAASKSALEGLVKSLAREWGKKGIRVNLVLPGFMLTDMTEGLRGSVKEAALSRHVLGRFNTPEQTAAFLLFLQEALTAASGQVFDLDSRIL, encoded by the coding sequence ATGGGAAGGGTGTTTATCAGCGGCGGAAAAGGGGGACTGGCCCGCGCCGTGGCGGCGCATTTTTCCGCCGCCGGATGGGCAGTGGACGCCCCCTCCCGTGCGGAGCTGGACGTGGGGGACTGTTCCGCCGTGGAAGAGTGGTTTGCGGGGCGGCCTGCGTATGATCTGGCGGTGTGCGCCGCCGGAGTGACGAAGGACCGCCCTTTTTTGAAACAGACGGAGGATGAATGGGACGCCGTGATGGGCGTGAATGCCAGGGGGGCCGCCTGGTGCGCCCGCTGCGCTGCGGCCGGCATGCTGCGGGAGGGCAGAGAGGGGCAGGTCGTGATGATCGGTTCCTATGCCGCGTACAGGCCCGCGCCGTCACAGGCGGCGTATGCCGCTTCCAAGTCAGCTCTGGAAGGCCTTGTCAAGAGTCTGGCCCGGGAGTGGGGGAAGAAGGGAATCCGTGTGAATCTGGTTTTGCCGGGGTTCATGCTTACGGATATGACGGAGGGATTGCGCGGAAGCGTGAAGGAGGCGGCTTTGTCCCGGCACGTTTTGGGCAGGTTCAATACGCCGGAGCAGACGGCGGCGTTTCTTCTGTTTCTGCAGGAGGCGCTGACGGCCGCCTCCGGGCAGGTTTTTGATCTGGACAGCCGGATTCTTTAG
- the ispG gene encoding (E)-4-hydroxy-3-methylbut-2-enyl-diphosphate synthase, whose amino-acid sequence MQSSYCPSPYRYTRRVTREVMVGNVGVGGANPIRVQSMLTSDTRDTDACVKEALELAAAGCEIIRLTAQTKAYAANLENISRELRAAGCHVPLVADIHFKPDAAMEAAKWVEKIRINPGNFIDKKKFEVREYTDAEYQEELDRVREEFTPLVLFCKEHGRAMRIGSNHGSLSDRILNRFGDTPEGMVESAIEFAQIARDLDYHSLVFSMKASSVKVMIAAYRLLVERMNALGPDWNYPIHLGVTEAGGGEDGRIKSAVGIGSLLMDGIGDTLRVSLTEDAVREVPVAYRLSNPFQPSERPDDPPSAFPEPELCYDPLKFSKRQGGLAMCYGVRLGWEQPVRVVVPDAGFYALQDERGAMGDMMPELALGQLDAIEVDPRSDADLEPLKELAEPSIVTVKNGLDMEPVHAFRLLASRIEDRHLILLKDTLAPGSVSGEDVPLVAARNAGSLLCDGIGDALLVQGESDPRLASFLAFNILQATGMRLTRADYVSCPSCGRTLYNIQEATDRIRKATEHLKGVRIAVMGCIVNGPGEMADADFGYVGGAPNKINLYVKHTPVKFNIPEEEAVERLVDLIKEYGRWVEPKRESF is encoded by the coding sequence ATGCAGTCTTCCTATTGTCCGAGTCCCTATCGATACACGCGCCGCGTGACCCGCGAAGTCATGGTGGGCAATGTGGGTGTTGGCGGCGCCAATCCCATCCGCGTCCAGTCCATGTTGACGTCCGACACGCGGGATACGGATGCCTGCGTGAAGGAGGCCCTGGAGCTGGCCGCCGCCGGCTGCGAGATTATCCGGCTGACCGCCCAGACGAAGGCGTATGCGGCCAATCTGGAGAATATTTCCCGCGAATTGCGCGCGGCAGGCTGCCATGTGCCGCTGGTAGCGGATATTCATTTCAAGCCGGACGCCGCGATGGAGGCCGCCAAATGGGTAGAGAAGATCCGCATTAATCCCGGCAATTTCATCGACAAGAAGAAGTTCGAGGTGCGCGAGTACACGGATGCCGAGTACCAGGAGGAACTGGACCGCGTGCGGGAGGAGTTTACGCCCCTGGTGCTGTTCTGCAAGGAACATGGCCGCGCCATGCGCATCGGTTCCAACCACGGTTCCCTGTCCGACCGCATTTTGAACCGTTTTGGCGATACGCCGGAGGGAATGGTGGAGAGCGCCATTGAGTTTGCGCAGATTGCCCGCGACCTGGATTACCATTCCCTGGTGTTTTCCATGAAGGCGTCCAGCGTGAAGGTGATGATCGCCGCGTACCGCCTGCTGGTGGAGCGCATGAACGCGCTGGGTCCGGACTGGAATTATCCCATCCATCTGGGGGTGACCGAGGCGGGGGGCGGGGAAGACGGCCGCATCAAGAGTGCGGTGGGCATCGGGTCCCTGCTGATGGACGGCATTGGCGATACCCTGCGCGTGTCCCTGACGGAAGATGCCGTGCGCGAGGTGCCCGTGGCCTACCGGCTTTCCAATCCGTTCCAGCCGTCCGAAAGGCCGGACGATCCCCCCTCCGCGTTTCCGGAACCGGAGTTGTGCTATGATCCCCTGAAGTTTTCCAAGCGGCAGGGCGGCCTGGCCATGTGCTACGGCGTTCGCCTGGGCTGGGAACAGCCCGTGCGCGTGGTGGTTCCCGATGCCGGTTTTTACGCCCTGCAGGATGAGCGCGGCGCCATGGGCGACATGATGCCGGAGCTGGCCCTGGGCCAGTTGGACGCCATTGAAGTTGACCCCCGCAGCGATGCCGACCTGGAGCCGCTGAAAGAGTTGGCGGAGCCGTCCATCGTGACCGTGAAGAACGGGCTGGACATGGAGCCGGTGCACGCGTTCCGCCTGCTGGCTTCCCGCATTGAGGACAGGCATTTGATTTTGCTGAAGGATACGCTGGCGCCCGGTTCCGTTTCCGGAGAAGACGTGCCGCTGGTGGCCGCCCGGAATGCGGGCTCCCTGCTGTGCGACGGGATTGGGGACGCTTTGCTGGTGCAGGGAGAGTCCGATCCGCGGCTGGCTTCCTTCCTGGCCTTTAATATCCTGCAGGCCACCGGGATGCGGTTGACGCGCGCGGATTACGTTTCCTGCCCGTCCTGCGGGCGCACCCTGTACAATATTCAGGAGGCGACGGACCGCATCCGCAAGGCCACGGAACATTTGAAGGGGGTGAGGATTGCCGTGATGGGGTGCATCGTGAACGGGCCGGGAGAGATGGCGGACGCCGACTTCGGGTATGTGGGGGGGGCTCCGAACAAGATTAACCTGTATGTGAAGCATACCCCCGTCAAGTTCAATATTCCCGAGGAAGAGGCGGTGGAGAGGCTGGTGGACCTGATCAAGGAGTACGGACGCTGGGTGGAGCCGAAACGGGAGAGTTTTTAA
- a CDS encoding beta-ketoacyl synthase N-terminal-like domain-containing protein has product MISEGNSCAEPRVCGLGLASAFGLGAEAHVSGVRQGLQVLKPLKELWGAGHPWGDVRSGWIPERGMLCSRRNGPASQLALLLARQAVEEAGWGPHELEDAALIVGSSRGNASGWLSPWPGRRPMKILAVPNSLHSELASCVSIELGIHGPYHVLASGCAAGLDAVGMAAMLMRQGIVKRALAVGLDLPLCRELLGTYWASGMLSRNGMNDPYGSGADGMCISEGGAAVALEISAEPGIHLRDYVVNSDAFSPLGMPSDGKRIAELLERVLKGWDGRVPLTVCPHASGTAGNALSERNALELVFSRDSLPDLRMMKPWTGHAIGGSGILELALMLAFVREGSLPPNPGWVSSPCGGAVPAAETALDGERLLVKSAASMGGHNVVLSLSVDA; this is encoded by the coding sequence ATGATTTCGGAGGGGAACAGCTGTGCGGAACCGCGGGTTTGCGGGCTTGGCCTGGCTTCCGCATTCGGGCTGGGCGCGGAGGCTCATGTCAGCGGCGTCCGGCAGGGACTCCAGGTGTTGAAGCCGTTGAAGGAGTTGTGGGGTGCGGGGCATCCCTGGGGTGATGTCCGCAGCGGCTGGATTCCGGAGCGGGGCATGTTGTGCAGCCGCCGGAACGGCCCGGCGTCCCAGTTGGCCCTTCTTCTGGCCCGCCAGGCCGTGGAGGAAGCCGGATGGGGGCCGCACGAGCTGGAGGACGCCGCGCTGATTGTAGGCAGTTCCCGCGGGAATGCCTCCGGCTGGCTGAGTCCGTGGCCCGGCAGGCGGCCCATGAAGATTCTGGCCGTGCCCAATTCCCTGCACAGCGAGCTGGCTTCCTGCGTGAGCATTGAACTGGGCATTCACGGTCCCTACCATGTGCTGGCAAGCGGCTGCGCCGCCGGGCTGGATGCCGTGGGGATGGCGGCCATGCTGATGCGGCAGGGTATCGTGAAGCGGGCCCTGGCTGTGGGGCTGGACCTTCCCTTGTGCCGGGAGCTGCTGGGGACGTACTGGGCTTCCGGCATGTTGTCCCGCAACGGCATGAACGATCCCTATGGTTCCGGTGCGGACGGGATGTGCATTTCCGAAGGAGGGGCTGCCGTTGCTCTGGAAATATCTGCGGAGCCGGGTATTCATTTGAGGGATTATGTGGTGAATTCCGACGCGTTCAGTCCGCTGGGCATGCCGTCCGACGGGAAGCGCATTGCGGAGCTGCTTGAAAGGGTTCTGAAGGGATGGGATGGAAGGGTGCCCCTGACCGTGTGTCCCCATGCCAGCGGTACGGCGGGGAATGCCCTGTCCGAACGGAATGCCCTGGAGCTTGTTTTTAGCCGGGACAGCCTGCCGGACCTGAGGATGATGAAGCCGTGGACGGGCCATGCGATCGGCGGCAGCGGCATTCTGGAGTTGGCGCTGATGCTGGCTTTTGTGCGTGAAGGAAGCCTGCCTCCCAATCCCGGCTGGGTGAGTTCTCCGTGCGGAGGGGCCGTTCCGGCGGCGGAAACAGCGCTGGACGGAGAACGTTTGCTGGTCAAGTCCGCCGCGTCCATGGGCGGCCATAACGTGGTGCTGAGTTTGTCCGTGGATGCCTGA
- a CDS encoding NAD-dependent epimerase/dehydratase family protein yields the protein MKTNVCECPDKVAVTGVLGYSGRYMARKLANRGVGVVGLTNSLGKPNPDGWRLSPLCWNDPVALAESMRGCRALINTYWVRFNSRWFSHAEAVEHTRVLFEAAAKAGVERIVHISITHPDRDSSLSYFRGKAELERMLESQDIPYSVLRPAVLFGERPGEDILINNMAWVLRNFPVVGIPGNGEYRLQPIHVEDLAALAVREAMAEDGENRVIEAVGPEAYTFRGLFAMLGEAIGVKRPVMSVPPWSALAAARVMGAFHRDVMLTRDEIRGLMEDRLCVEGAVPAGFSRLSSWARKHAQELGRAYACEMARRRVER from the coding sequence ATGAAAACGAATGTGTGTGAATGTCCGGACAAGGTTGCCGTGACCGGCGTCCTGGGGTACAGCGGGCGTTATATGGCCCGGAAGCTTGCGAACCGGGGCGTAGGGGTTGTCGGGCTGACCAATTCCTTGGGGAAGCCCAATCCGGATGGATGGCGGCTGTCTCCCCTGTGCTGGAATGATCCCGTCGCCTTGGCGGAGAGCATGAGGGGATGCCGTGCCCTGATCAATACGTACTGGGTGCGGTTCAATTCCCGGTGGTTTTCCCATGCGGAGGCTGTGGAGCATACAAGAGTGTTGTTCGAGGCCGCCGCCAAGGCCGGAGTGGAAAGGATCGTGCATATCAGCATCACCCATCCCGACAGGGACAGCAGCCTGAGCTATTTCCGAGGGAAGGCGGAGTTGGAACGCATGCTGGAAAGTCAGGATATTCCGTATTCCGTCTTGCGTCCGGCCGTCTTGTTCGGCGAACGGCCGGGGGAAGATATCCTGATTAATAATATGGCCTGGGTTCTGAGGAATTTTCCGGTAGTGGGCATTCCGGGGAATGGGGAGTACCGTCTTCAACCGATCCACGTGGAGGATCTGGCGGCTCTGGCCGTCCGGGAGGCGATGGCGGAAGACGGGGAAAACAGGGTTATTGAGGCGGTAGGGCCGGAGGCCTATACGTTCCGCGGCCTGTTTGCCATGCTGGGGGAAGCGATAGGCGTCAAAAGGCCGGTTATGTCCGTTCCCCCGTGGAGCGCCCTTGCCGCCGCCAGGGTGATGGGGGCGTTCCATCGCGATGTGATGCTGACAAGGGACGAGATACGTGGATTGATGGAGGACAGGCTGTGTGTTGAAGGAGCCGTTCCGGCCGGTTTTTCCCGGCTTTCCTCATGGGCCCGGAAACATGCTCAGGAGTTGGGAAGGGCGTATGCCTGTGAAATGGCCAGGAGGAGAGTTGAACGGTAG
- a CDS encoding 8-amino-7-oxononanoate synthase: MRNPERFLSELKSAGLLRVLRNVECLPGGMARMEDGREVVNLASNDYLGLAHHPALVEAFAKGARDGGAGAMASRLVTGTRRAHSRLEEALAVLKGTEAAVSFSSGYATSLGVITSIAGREDTVVMDKLSHASLIDGARLSGARLSTFLHNDMESLRKKLEYLRSTNPSGGILVVTESVFSMDGDRAPLQEIVRLKEEFGALLLVDEAHGFGVLGEHGAGLAEELGVSSGVDFQMGTLSKAAGLSGGYVACSRAWADVMINSARSLIYSTAPPPALAAAALAAVRIISGEEGKELRRHVSTLADALSGALGMPGRPVSSIFPVVIGENGAALSAAQELLEQGFLAPAIRYPTVPRGTARLRITVTAAHQPEQIEALGKRLADLLGRVH, encoded by the coding sequence ATGAGAAATCCTGAACGGTTTTTATCAGAGTTGAAGTCCGCGGGGCTGCTGCGCGTTCTGCGGAATGTGGAATGCCTGCCCGGCGGGATGGCCCGCATGGAGGATGGCCGGGAAGTGGTGAATCTGGCCAGCAACGATTATCTGGGGCTGGCACATCATCCGGCTCTGGTGGAGGCTTTTGCCAAAGGCGCGCGCGACGGCGGGGCGGGGGCCATGGCTTCCCGCCTGGTAACGGGAACGCGCCGTGCGCATTCCAGGCTGGAAGAGGCCCTGGCCGTTTTGAAGGGGACTGAAGCGGCCGTCAGCTTTTCCTCCGGTTACGCTACCTCGCTGGGAGTGATTACCTCCATTGCGGGCCGGGAGGATACGGTGGTCATGGATAAGCTGTCCCACGCCAGCCTGATTGACGGGGCGCGGCTGTCCGGAGCCCGTTTGTCCACATTCCTGCATAACGATATGGAATCGTTGCGGAAAAAACTGGAGTACCTGCGGAGCACGAATCCTTCCGGAGGAATCCTGGTGGTGACTGAATCCGTCTTCAGCATGGACGGGGATCGCGCGCCTCTTCAGGAGATCGTGCGTCTGAAGGAGGAGTTCGGCGCCTTGCTGCTGGTGGACGAGGCCCACGGATTCGGCGTACTGGGTGAACATGGAGCCGGGCTGGCGGAAGAGCTGGGGGTTTCCTCCGGAGTGGATTTCCAGATGGGTACGCTGAGCAAGGCGGCCGGGCTGAGCGGAGGATATGTGGCCTGTTCCCGGGCATGGGCTGATGTGATGATCAATTCCGCCCGCTCCCTGATTTATTCCACGGCTCCGCCTCCAGCGCTGGCCGCAGCCGCCCTGGCAGCGGTACGGATCATCAGCGGGGAGGAGGGGAAGGAGCTGCGCCGGCATGTTTCCACTCTGGCGGATGCTCTTTCCGGAGCCCTGGGTATGCCGGGACGGCCCGTTTCTTCCATCTTTCCGGTCGTGATCGGTGAGAACGGGGCGGCCCTTTCTGCAGCGCAGGAGCTGCTGGAACAAGGTTTTCTGGCTCCCGCCATACGCTACCCAACCGTGCCGCGCGGAACGGCCCGGTTGCGCATCACGGTGACGGCGGCCCACCAGCCCGAACAGATAGAAGCGCTGGGGAAAAGACTGGCGGATTTGCTGGGGCGCGTGCATTAA
- a CDS encoding alpha/beta hydrolase family protein — protein MPLQTLFRSTLLLACCLPAWAASPSPTAFQPSEWAVLQSPRADRRHTSSRGIVQTMLEQVRPACAFQPGMPPENFPSWREQVRQAMKKLMKFPASQEIQPPRLVKTVSRQGYRVEKWESYPFPNAAVPFLVLVPDSATPQRPAPVLFCIPGSDQTKEELAAETSAELENSPLPRPSPNAMAWHYVREGWVAVVVDNAGAGEQGDAEHAAGRASHDYDNLARLLLEMDWSWLGYTSYTDQCILDWVKKLPFIQKSHIILSGFSLGTEPMMVLGVLNPDIYAFVYNDFLCRTLERAQTMTKPSANGSRPAPNSIRHLIPGFWQQFDFPDIVASLAPRPVICTEGGLDRDFGLIAQAYRMAGREDAFRFLHQPRFADPAKRWQGERLPSGLDRTEFFRLANVDPRNHFFKKDAVIPWIKSLLNAEQTAERPADSQQPAVASESPATP, from the coding sequence ATGCCCTTGCAAACACTCTTCCGCAGCACCCTTCTTCTCGCCTGCTGCCTGCCGGCATGGGCCGCCTCTCCCTCCCCAACGGCCTTCCAGCCTTCCGAATGGGCTGTCCTCCAATCGCCGCGCGCGGACCGTCGCCATACCTCCTCCCGCGGCATTGTCCAAACCATGCTGGAACAAGTGCGCCCGGCATGCGCCTTTCAGCCCGGCATGCCCCCTGAAAACTTCCCTTCATGGCGGGAACAGGTGCGCCAGGCCATGAAAAAGCTGATGAAATTCCCGGCCTCGCAGGAAATACAGCCCCCCAGGCTCGTCAAAACCGTTTCACGGCAGGGATACAGGGTGGAAAAATGGGAAAGCTATCCTTTCCCGAACGCCGCCGTACCGTTTCTGGTACTCGTACCGGACTCCGCCACACCGCAGCGCCCGGCACCCGTCCTCTTCTGCATTCCCGGGTCGGACCAGACCAAGGAGGAATTGGCGGCGGAAACATCCGCGGAACTGGAAAACTCCCCCCTTCCCCGGCCAAGTCCCAACGCCATGGCCTGGCACTATGTCCGGGAAGGCTGGGTGGCCGTCGTGGTGGACAACGCGGGCGCCGGAGAACAGGGAGACGCGGAACATGCGGCCGGACGCGCCTCCCACGACTACGACAACCTGGCGCGCCTCCTGCTGGAAATGGACTGGAGCTGGCTGGGCTACACATCCTACACGGACCAATGCATTCTGGACTGGGTAAAAAAACTCCCCTTCATACAAAAAAGCCATATCATCCTCAGCGGCTTCTCCCTGGGCACGGAACCCATGATGGTTCTGGGAGTCCTTAACCCGGACATCTATGCCTTCGTGTACAACGACTTTCTGTGCCGTACGCTGGAACGGGCGCAAACCATGACCAAACCGTCCGCCAACGGCTCCCGCCCTGCGCCCAACTCCATCCGCCACCTGATACCCGGCTTCTGGCAGCAATTCGACTTCCCGGACATCGTCGCCTCCCTGGCTCCGCGCCCCGTCATCTGTACGGAAGGGGGGCTGGACCGGGACTTCGGCCTTATCGCGCAGGCCTACCGCATGGCGGGCAGGGAAGACGCCTTCCGCTTCCTGCACCAGCCGCGCTTTGCGGACCCCGCCAAACGCTGGCAGGGGGAACGCCTCCCCTCCGGACTGGACAGAACCGAATTCTTCCGCCTGGCCAACGTCGATCCGCGCAACCACTTCTTCAAAAAAGACGCCGTCATCCCGTGGATCAAAAGCCTCCTGAACGCGGAACAAACCGCTGAACGCCCCGCAGATTCACAACAACCGGCGGTAGCCTCGGAATCCCCGGCCACCCCCTAA
- a CDS encoding DUF2752 domain-containing protein, translating to MLHGGDARHSRHDLFGMIRKVWLPVWAGLSLMLLIPSVMALLISPGGMNSIAAAVAVPHQECPLCGMTRGYAEMANGHVREAWEWNRGAPFWFSIGLLNGGAAVIYVLWMLMKRYREKDMDSGQRER from the coding sequence ATGTTACATGGCGGGGATGCCAGGCATTCCCGCCATGATTTGTTCGGCATGATCAGGAAAGTATGGCTCCCCGTGTGGGCGGGATTATCCCTTATGCTGCTGATCCCTTCCGTCATGGCTTTGCTGATTAGTCCGGGAGGGATGAATTCCATAGCCGCTGCCGTTGCCGTGCCCCATCAGGAATGTCCTCTGTGCGGCATGACCCGCGGTTATGCAGAAATGGCGAACGGCCATGTACGCGAGGCGTGGGAATGGAACAGGGGAGCCCCGTTCTGGTTTTCCATTGGCCTGCTCAACGGCGGAGCCGCCGTGATTTACGTGTTGTGGATGTTGATGAAGAGATACAGAGAAAAGGATATGGATTCAGGCCAGCGGGAGCGGTGA
- a CDS encoding MarR family transcriptional regulator: MVLDDVQKAFVEQWGEMGARWGVSRSMAAVHAFLYLSEEALSADDLCEALSMARSNVSTALKELEGWELVFRESRMGDRKSYYRVQADVWEMARAIMKERKRREAEGALRTVGECLEKARKVRNEFQEGRLEAMQEILQLGCSFADKAASCPPSLIKKALKMGGKVLDWVARK, from the coding sequence ATGGTTTTGGACGACGTGCAGAAAGCTTTTGTGGAGCAATGGGGGGAGATGGGCGCCAGATGGGGCGTCAGCCGGTCCATGGCGGCGGTTCATGCGTTTTTGTATTTGAGCGAGGAGGCCCTGAGCGCCGATGATTTATGCGAGGCTTTGTCCATGGCGCGTTCCAATGTTTCCACGGCGCTGAAAGAACTGGAGGGGTGGGAGCTGGTGTTCCGGGAAAGCAGGATGGGGGACAGGAAGTCCTATTACCGCGTGCAGGCCGATGTGTGGGAGATGGCCAGAGCCATCATGAAGGAGCGTAAGAGGAGGGAGGCCGAGGGCGCCTTGAGAACGGTCGGCGAATGTCTGGAAAAAGCCCGGAAAGTGCGGAACGAGTTTCAGGAAGGCAGACTGGAGGCCATGCAGGAGATATTGCAATTGGGCTGTTCTTTTGCGGACAAGGCCGCTTCATGTCCGCCTTCCCTGATTAAGAAAGCGCTGAAGATGGGAGGAAAGGTTCTGGATTGGGTAGCCAGGAAGTAA
- a CDS encoding YfhO family protein — protein sequence MMWKRAPARCGWSRPPNRLYAEHSMVSASSRPVLTSLASAGFALLAACLFLALRGVWPFGSHFLEYMDNGQMVYPSLKYYASALMSGVCDGSFFYDINAGCGIRVSPSLPHQLLVPSSWIAVAMGDSFLLRDMVWVMLADVVCICLTASWFLRRVFPSLSVGWTVLLTAGYALGGFFQTKYGFMQFLDHAAMFPLFALGLYRLVNGGRGWLYAVGLFLLATSLYSAFMAVVVGWLFAWAYTLPLKGTEERRMILGRVFWYTAAVTLVTSYYWLPMMEMSRDSMRSLFMTAPLFSELLWPFDPPKFLERLYSCLPGMAPAALAVLFLVRRRRESAPPDRCVRLFVLLLAASILPAFVEPFHRAAHLWSYVDFPVRFGFVPGLVVTAFCAWMLTGDRLPVPQGRRFGWPLCLGLPAAAFAVSAVVLHVAEMDVAVRLLPLLFFLCAWLIWKHAEGRRLMGGIAAVLLLGLPVGAAAFWKKGDEEKAAVQCLNAEWLARQMHGYQGLLRVKDRDRVMVDNSACLGNIPSISNFRHTTSIAHFRFLKNLGYRDEFTRTYGQGGTLFSDLLLGHGFVLASCPVEGMEDVLSRDGMYLYRLPGAQWGRVVPESALGLELDDKASVFENLNVLYARLFPSGKSPLYVPAEARTEVCGNAYSMRIPERDGDVYGFPLTDTDELKVDGREVPVMAEAQKKPGWKGRTYNGTLELKSAVTGGETLVTGVMRRLVECPMIVAAAQQGEWDLPAFPEGSAPRRMEERGRGGHVEVDLAAGAGEALMIPVVYDRGWSAVRNGVSVPVEKVGELMAVRLEPGRNRVVFDYFPPLLKETLAVSAVAALFLLLYAGWARRHPEAPLRRAVLACGYRLFLFCCACLLLAVYAGSVVVFAVQCLL from the coding sequence ATGATGTGGAAGAGAGCGCCCGCGCGCTGCGGCTGGTCCAGGCCGCCGAACCGTTTGTACGCTGAACATTCCATGGTTTCCGCCTCTTCACGTCCGGTATTGACGTCGCTGGCGTCCGCGGGGTTTGCCCTTCTGGCTGCGTGCCTGTTTCTGGCCCTCAGGGGCGTCTGGCCGTTCGGCAGCCATTTTCTGGAGTACATGGACAACGGGCAGATGGTGTACCCGTCCCTGAAGTATTATGCCTCCGCTCTGATGTCCGGAGTGTGTGACGGCTCTTTTTTTTATGATATCAATGCGGGGTGCGGCATCCGGGTGAGCCCCTCCCTGCCTCATCAGCTTTTGGTCCCCTCCTCCTGGATTGCCGTGGCGATGGGGGATTCCTTCCTGCTGAGGGACATGGTCTGGGTGATGCTGGCGGACGTGGTCTGCATTTGCCTGACGGCTTCCTGGTTCCTGAGGCGCGTGTTTCCATCCCTGTCCGTGGGGTGGACCGTGCTTTTGACCGCCGGGTACGCCCTGGGGGGATTTTTCCAGACCAAGTACGGCTTCATGCAGTTTCTGGACCATGCCGCCATGTTTCCGCTGTTTGCGCTGGGGCTGTACCGGCTGGTGAACGGCGGCCGGGGGTGGCTGTATGCCGTGGGGCTGTTCCTGCTGGCTACCTCCCTGTACAGCGCTTTCATGGCCGTGGTGGTCGGGTGGCTGTTTGCGTGGGCCTATACGCTGCCGTTGAAGGGAACGGAAGAGCGGCGCATGATTCTGGGCCGCGTTTTCTGGTACACGGCGGCGGTGACGCTGGTTACCAGTTATTACTGGCTGCCGATGATGGAGATGAGCCGGGATTCCATGAGGTCCCTGTTCATGACGGCTCCCTTGTTTTCCGAGCTGCTGTGGCCGTTTGATCCTCCCAAGTTCCTGGAACGCCTGTATTCCTGCCTGCCGGGGATGGCCCCGGCCGCCCTGGCAGTCCTGTTCCTGGTGCGGAGACGGAGGGAGTCCGCGCCTCCGGACAGGTGCGTGCGCCTGTTTGTCCTGCTCCTGGCGGCTTCCATTCTTCCGGCGTTCGTGGAACCTTTCCACCGCGCCGCCCATTTGTGGAGCTACGTGGATTTTCCCGTGCGGTTCGGCTTTGTTCCCGGACTGGTCGTGACGGCGTTTTGCGCCTGGATGTTGACGGGAGATCGGCTGCCCGTGCCGCAGGGCCGGAGATTCGGATGGCCGCTTTGTCTGGGATTGCCCGCCGCGGCGTTTGCCGTTTCCGCGGTTGTTCTGCACGTGGCGGAGATGGATGTTGCCGTCCGCCTGCTTCCGCTGCTGTTTTTCCTGTGCGCCTGGTTGATCTGGAAGCATGCGGAAGGCAGGAGGCTGATGGGCGGCATTGCCGCCGTGCTGCTGCTGGGGCTGCCCGTGGGGGCTGCCGCTTTCTGGAAGAAGGGGGATGAGGAAAAGGCTGCCGTGCAGTGCCTGAATGCGGAGTGGCTGGCGCGGCAGATGCATGGGTATCAGGGGCTTTTGCGCGTGAAGGACCGGGACAGGGTGATGGTGGACAATTCCGCCTGCCTGGGGAACATTCCCTCCATCAGCAATTTCCGGCACACGACGAGCATTGCCCATTTCCGTTTTCTGAAGAACCTGGGATACCGGGACGAGTTTACGCGCACTTATGGACAGGGGGGAACCCTGTTTTCCGATCTTTTGCTGGGGCACGGATTCGTGCTGGCGTCCTGCCCCGTGGAAGGCATGGAAGATGTCCTGTCCCGCGACGGCATGTATTTGTACCGCCTGCCGGGCGCGCAATGGGGGCGGGTGGTGCCTGAAAGCGCCCTGGGGCTGGAGCTTGACGACAAGGCTTCCGTTTTCGAGAATCTCAATGTATTGTACGCGCGGCTGTTCCCTTCCGGCAAGAGTCCGCTGTACGTTCCTGCGGAGGCGCGGACGGAAGTATGCGGGAATGCCTACAGCATGAGGATTCCGGAGCGGGATGGGGACGTGTACGGCTTTCCCCTGACGGATACGGATGAATTGAAGGTGGACGGGCGGGAGGTCCCCGTGATGGCGGAAGCGCAGAAGAAGCCCGGCTGGAAAGGGAGGACTTACAACGGAACTCTGGAATTGAAATCCGCCGTAACCGGCGGGGAAACCCTGGTAACCGGGGTGATGCGGCGGCTGGTGGAGTGCCCCATGATCGTGGCCGCCGCACAGCAGGGGGAATGGGATTTGCCCGCATTTCCGGAAGGTTCCGCCCCCCGCAGGATGGAGGAACGGGGGAGAGGCGGCCACGTGGAGGTGGACCTTGCCGCCGGGGCAGGGGAGGCCCTGATGATTCCGGTGGTATATGACAGGGGATGGAGCGCCGTCCGCAACGGGGTTTCCGTGCCTGTGGAGAAGGTTGGGGAGTTGATGGCGGTGCGTTTGGAACCTGGACGGAACCGGGTGGTGTTTGATTATTTTCCCCCTCTGCTGAAGGAAACGTTGGCGGTGTCCGCTGTGGCGGCCCTGTTCCTTTTGCTGTATGCCGGGTGGGCGCGTCGGCATCCGGAAGCGCCGTTGAGAAGGGCCGTGCTGGCTTGCGGTTACCGCCTGTTCCTGTTTTGCTGCGCCTGTCTGCTGCTGGCCGTGTATGCCGGGTCCGTTGTTGTGTTTGCCGTGCAGTGCCTGTTGTAA